TAAACGTATCAGTACCTACAATAGAATGCAAGTTAAATAACAAACTTAAAAATCAGAAGAAGATTCTATTGCGAGCAACTTATTATTTAATAACAATTATACTGCTATTTTCTGGTGTTTCAAAAGTAATAGACATAAACCCATTAATAGAAACGCTAAAAGAAGTAAAACTGCCGCATGATTTGATAATAACAATAGCGACATTGCCGCCAATAACGGAGGTAGGATTAGGAATAATGCTGTTGCTAAAGATAAAACAAAGAACATCAATAAAAATAATAGTGATACTTTTTTTAGTTTTCTTTTTGTTTAGCATTTATGGTACTC
The sequence above is drawn from the Melioribacteraceae bacterium 4301-Me genome and encodes:
- a CDS encoding MauE/DoxX family redox-associated membrane protein, yielding MRATYYLITIILLFSGVSKVIDINPLIETLKEVKLPHDLIITIATLPPITEVGLGIMLLLKIKQRTSIKIIVILFLVFFLFSIYGTLMGLEENCGCFGNAIKSEFGWGMVGRNAFQFLLSIVVLKKENRNALAPGEIKQ